From the Nitrospirota bacterium genome, the window AGACTACATCAGTCTCTTGGATACAGAACCCCAAGGGAGATATATTTTGAAATAGTGGGTTCAACTATAACAAGTGCAGGTTAAAATGATCCACCTTAATAAACCCATTTTTTTGTCTTGACAATGGGGAGCATTATACTTGAAACAATAGCAATCTTCTCAATAATGCAGAAGATAAAAAGTAATGGATTATCGCTTATATGGTCTTTCATTATAGATTACGAAAATAGCATAAATCCTCATGATGATGTAAGGTGTTACGTCCCACCAATTCGGTACCGATTTTAGGGGTCTGATCCCCACATAATCGGTACCAGTTTTAGGGAGCTTGTTCCCACCAAAACGGTACCAGTTTAAAGGCATCTATTCCCATGTAAACGAGACTACCTGTTAATCTTTGTTATGATGACTTTCTTTTAACATGTTTTGTTAAAAGGAGGATTACATGACGAGAGGGAACAGGAGGCGGTTGATGGAGAGAAAGATAGTTGAGCAGTTGGTGTCAGGCAAAGGATTTAATGCAGTCTGTTGTGATCTAAGGGTAGGGAGGAACCGTGCAGCCCATGTACGGGAGAAAGTCCGTGAATATGGTTATCTGGACGGTAGCACCCCCATTCCTCCCTACCCTGAAGCCCTATTCCCTGACCCTGTTGACGGACGTTCATTAAAGGAATCTGAACCAGATGTAGAGTTGCAGAAGCAGCGGGAGTGGATTGTAGAGAGGCTACAGGCCGGCTGGCAGCCTATAACAATATTTGAGGAGCTCTCGGTAGGAGGAATAGGTCGTTCAAGCTTTTACAGATTCATGCACCGCCATAAGCTGGCTGAGCTTGGAGAGAGTGTCCGGAGATCAATAGTAGAGGAGATTATATATGCCCCTGGAGAAGCATTGATAATTGACTGGGGTAAGCTTAGGGATGTCATTAATCCTGATAGTGGCAAGAAGCAGACTTTATGGATGTTTGTGGGAGTACTCGGGCACTCCAGATACATGATGGTTCGTCTTGTATTGTCATGTGATGTAGGAACCACGCTGACCACATTAGAGGAGATGTTTCGGGAATTAGGTGGCATACCAGGGCGGATTATTTCAGACAACCCGAAATGTTTTTCCCTGGTGGCATCCAGATATGAGCCTATACTAAACCCTGCATATGAGAGATTTGCCGCCCACTACGGAACCATGATCGAATGCCTGCCCCCAAGGGCTCCGGAACTCAAAGGCAAGGTTGAGAGGATGATACCTTTTGTAAGACGGCTATATCAGGCACATGGGGATGTGTGGGGTGGTCTTTCCGAGTCTCAATGCTACTTAGACAGAAAAGTTACCGTTGCCAATGAGAGAAAACACGGAACGATCCGCAAAAGGCCCATTGATGTATTCATAGAGGAAGAGGCGCCTCACCTTAAGGTACTACCTGGTGTTTCATATGAGATTGAAGAGTTCCATGATGGACGTGTCAGGCAGGACTGCCACGTCCGGTTTCGCAGTAAATACTACTCTGTTGAAGAGAAGTACAGGGGTAAGAGAGTGTTTGTGATCGGCAACCGGAAACAGGTGTCCATATATCATGAAGGCACACTGATAGAGGTTCATGCGCGTATTACTGACCCTTACGTGTCAAAGAGCACCAAGGCCTGCCATAAGGCACCCTGGGAGCGGGCGACGCAAGATGGCTCATACTACAGGCAGCGGGCATCAAAGCTTGGGCCTTGCGTTGAGCAAGTTATACATCACCTGCTCATGCAGGGGGATGGTTTTATAGATACAAGGAAGGTATGGGGTATACTCTCCCTTGATAAGAAGTATTCCCCGGATGAGATTAATGAATCATGCAGGAGGGCCATATCTGTGGACTCATACAGTTACAGGACTGTGCTCGGATTTCTTCAATGCAAAACTGAGACTGAAGATAAGAGGGATATGATTACAGATTCCAACAAACAGCCATCAAAGTTTATAAGGCCAATGAATGCGTATAAACAACTATTAGACAAGGAGGAGAAAGATTATGAATATAGAGACAGTGCGCCATCAGTTTAAGGCACTCAGACTACATACTGCTGCAACAGAACTGGAGGAGGTGGTATCAGAGCACAAAAAGGCTGTATCGCTTACATGGATCAGCGATTTATTAGAACGTGAGATTGATGCCAGAAAAGAGAAGGCATTGACGGCCCGAATTAAACGTGCCAGCTTCCCTGAGATTACCACGCTTGAGGGGTTTAACTGGTCATTTAACCCTGAGATTAATGAGGATCAGATTAGAGGGCTTGCCACACTGGATTTTATTCAGTTAAATCAGATATCTCTTTTCTTAGGCCAGCATGGTACAGGAAAGACTCATTTAGCCCTTGCAATAGGTGTGCTTGCAGCAAACAGAGGGTATCGGGTATATTGCAGCAGTGTAAAGAGGCTTGCCATGGAAATAGTTCAGGCAAGGCTTAAGAATAATCTTGATATCCTGTTTAAGAAGATACTGTCTTCAAAGCTATGGATTCTTGATGACTGGGGTGTAACCACTATGAGCAGGGAGATTGCAGAGGAGGTGTTTGATCTATTCGACAGGCGCAAATACAGTTCAGCCATGATACTTACATCTAACCGTGACATAGATGAGTGGCCGCAGGTATTTCCGGACCCTGTAATAGCAAATGCAACTATTGACAGGATATTCGACAGGGCAGAGATATGCTTGTTTAAAGGAAGAAGTTATCGTTTAAAAGGCAGGATTGAGGTAAAAAACATTGACTTAAAAGTTAATACAAAATAACATTATGAAAATGGTGGTCTCGAATATCTGGGAATGAAGTGGTACCGGTTACCTGGGACGTGACAGTAAGGTAGGAGGTAGAATACCTTTCTTCCTTAGCTTCAGAAAATATTCTTCCCAGCGATGCAATTGCCAATAAGGCAAAGAAGTTTGAGTCCAAGGGTATAAAGCCAAGGGATGCTTTGCATATTGCATGTGCCTTAGAAGCCGGTGCAGACTATTTTCTGACATGCGATGATAAGCTTATAAAGAAGGCATCTCCTATAAGGGGGTTGAAGATTCTGAATCCGATACGCTTTATTGAAGAAACGGAGGAAAAATAAAATGAAAGAGTTGACAAGTGATTTTGAGGTAAGAGAAAAGGGGCTTCGTACTCTATTTAAAAATCTTGGTGAAGTAGATGCAATACGGTTCTTATCCCAGATTACATACGAAAAAAGGGATTACCTGAAGCTTCAAGACAAACTTTTTTGAGGGAATGAGCGTAGAGGAAATTTATAAAAGAGCTAAGGAATATTCTGAGAAAAAAGAAAAGGAGAAAAAGGCATAACAGCGGTTCCGTATCTTTAAACAGGGTTGAGGGTCTCCTGACGTAATGGTCTGGATAGACCTTCAAAACCAGCGGAATAACTGCTATGGAGGATATGGGCCAGGGTTGTATTATTATGTGCTGGCTTCTGATATAGAGAGGTTTGCTGTTGAATTGTCATGAAACGGGGGCTCACAAAGGAAAACGACAATCCCCCCCTTTGTTCAAGGGGGGGCTGGGGGGGTGATTTTCGGATGGATCGAAGACAGAGTTGACCTTATGTAATGGCGGAATGAAAAGTGATGATTCAAGCCCCCATGCTCATGCTGTATTTTTGTTTTTTGTCTTGACTCTGCATGTGCAAATCCTTTACATTATCGTTATAATATCAGGGGAAATTTACCTGTTAATCAATGGTTGGGTGTTCGAAAAACTAACCGTACATGTTCACGGGAGGAAACAATGACAATAGCTCATGTTACATTCAGGCGTCTTGTTCAAGACTCACAGGATTACGGCTCGAATGATGAACACATGGTGTCTCGGGCGTTCTTCGATATGAGAATTGGTGATCGTGCCTACCAAGACCTCAGTGTAGACATCAAACAACCGGTTGGCTCCAACTTCGAGTCATCACCCTTGGAAATATCAAAACCAAACGGGTACAACGGGCAGTTCAATCACCAAGCATTCCGAGAGGCCGTTGAGAGATACTATCGAAACATGGTTGGCTCATCCGGTTCCGGTATCTGTATTTCAGGAGGTGCCTCAAACATTCGTATGCGAGATAATACATTCATTCAGGAGGCGTATGTGGAGTTTGAGGTAAGCAAAGATGGTCCGGCTTGGTAAGTATGGCCAACTTATTTAATTACATAAGAATTGTTATAATTATCCTCTTTATTTTAATTACTGGCTATCCTGATAATGTGGCCGTACAAGGACAAACATTAGATATAGGTGAAGAGCATACCATATCCTCCCAAAAATCCGATGGCATTTATATCCCGCTTAATACTGCGTTTACTGATGTAAGGAGGACAGTTTTAAAGGTGCCGTCGCCCGATCATAAGACTATCTATAGCATTGATAGAAGGATAGTTGCATCAGCACCAAAGACAGAACCAGAAAAAATCATGCTATGGAATACTGTAACAGGGGCAAGCTTAGATATACGCCCTGCAGAATTGATTAAAGCATGGGGTTTATTTCCTGATGGCAAAATACTTGCCACTGGAGGTGAGAAAAATATAACACTTTGGGATACTGCAACTGGTTCGCTTTTAAAAGTGCTAAAAGGATTCACTCTTGGTTATCCATTTGCCCTCAGCCCTGACGGTAAAATGCTCGCTACTGTAAATAATAAAAAGGTTATTATCAGGAATGTTGATACAGGCAATATAATAAAAGAACTTAAGGGAATTCCTGCTAAAACTGATTTACAATTCTTATCCTTTAGCATTGATGGGAGGATACTTGTACTTCAGAATAGTTATTCATCAGTGATTATTTGGAACACGGCAACATGGAATAAGATAGAATTCAAAAACATTAATGACGACGTGGTATTCAGTCCTGATGGAAGGCTTTTTGGAATTAGAATACTGTTTCTGAAAGAAGGAGAAAGCCATTGGAGGTCTGTTGTATATTTCTTTAATGCCAAAACGTTGAGTAAGGTAGCAACTATAACCTCACGAGATGTTTCCTTTAGCTCTGATGGTAAAATACTCGCTGCCACTGATACAGGAGAGTCTGTTACCTTATGGGATACAGCAACATGGCATAGAATAAGGACTTTTGCCACAGCCCCAGATAATTGCGGGGAAATCTTTCATATTGCCTTTAGTCCTGATAATAGAACTATAGTTACAGATTATTGGGGCGAATTTATTATATTATGGGATTCTGTTTCTGGAAATAGGATAAAGGTTCTTGCTCCTGAGCGTTATGGTTATAGTTATATAGGTAACATTTTTTTCAGCCCGGATGGTAGGAAGCTTTTTAATTATAGAGATGAATTGGCACCTCCTCCTCCTCCTCCTTCTCCTTCTCCGGAAGTATGCTTACCATTTGAAATCTCCCTTCTATCTGAAAGATCTCCCCAACCTATAAGAAAGTATAGTGAAGAGCCTGAACCAATTAATGTCTGGAACCTTCCTGATTTTTATGTAACTGAACAATTCAAAAAGGATGAATTTGAGAGTGTTCGTGAATATAACGAAAGGGTTAAAAAGCTCGAAGTTCCGTTTTCATCTCCTGTAAACCTTCGAGACTATGATGCAGAAAAGTTGGGATTTCATGCTGAACTTGGGGGTACAGAGATATTTATACCGGCGCCCAAAGAAAAGGCAAGAGAACTTGCAATGAATAAAGAAAATGTCCTTGTAACAGGCAGTCTTAGATATTTTAACTCTGAGAGACTTGAACTTGTAAATGCGGTATTGACTACTGGTGCCCCGCAATCCCCTGCCTACGCTTATAAAACGCCTGGCGTTTACGTCACTGCAACAGCTCCCGTTGAAAATATTGCTGAGGCAGTTCACAGGCTCAACATCAGTGCGGCAAAGGAGCATAAGGACTACTTTGCAGTTGTGATTGGTATTGAGAGGTACAGGGATATAAAGAGTGATGCCATGTATGCTGTGAAAGATGCTGAGTGGGTAAAGGAATATCTGATAAAAGGTGTTGGAATCCCGAAGGCGAATATCAGGACACTGATAAATGAGAATGCTACAAAGGGGGATATTGAAAAGACTGTGGAGGTATGGCTCAGGAATAAGGTAAAGGGGGGTAACTCGATGGTATTCTTTTACTACTCAGGCCACGGGGCGCCTGATGTAAAAGGGGATACTGAGGCCTTCATTGTTCCTTATGACGGCGACCCTGATTATCTTGAAAAGACCGCCTATCCGCTCAAGTCCCTGTATGCAAGCCTCAGTCAGTTGCCGTCCGGTAATGTCATTGCTGTTCTTGACTCGTGTTTTGCCGGGAGAGGCGACAGGTCTGTGTTGGCAAGCGGGGTTAAGCCGATAGTGCTGGAGGTTAAAAATCCCTATATTGCTACGGGAAACACGGTCGTGCTTGCGGCGGCAGAGCCAAAGGAGGTCAGCTCAGCATACAGCGATACAGGCCACGGGCTTTTCACATACTACCTGCTGAGAGGGCTTAATGGTGAGGCGGATACAAATGGCGACGGGTGGGTTGAGTTAAATGAGCTTTTCACTTATACAGACACGAAGGTTATTGAGACCGCCGGTGAGATGAACCGTGAGCAGCCCCCTGTAATATCGCCGAGGGTGGAAGACCTTGGGGAGAGAGGGAAGATGAGGTTGACGAAGGTGAGATGACTTATGATATTGTAATTTGAGAAGGGGTAATGAGATGAATAAAGAAATTTATGTAAAATTAAGAAATATCAGTAAACGATTAAAGAAGGAGTATCACGCACAGGAAGTCATCCTGTTTGGTTCTTATGCCACAGGCAAAGCTACAAAAGACAGTGATGTTGACCTGTTTATTATTGCGTCTACAAAAGAAAGATTTTTTGAGAGAATGGCAACTGTTAAGCGCCTTATACGGGATTTGCGGGATGGATTCCCTGTCTCCCCTATTGTCTTAACACCCATTGAATTGGAAAATAGGAAAAAGGCAGGAGATCAATTTGTTCTACAGATATTAGAATCCGGGATGGTTTTATGAAGAAAAATAAAGATGTTGTAAACATTGAGGAGTGGGTAGAAATTGCAAGAAAAGATTGGAAACGATTGAAGAGAAGTCTAAGAGCCGTAGATGCTGAGGCAGCCGGTTTCTTCTTACAGCAATCATTAGAAAAGTATCTCAAGGCATTTATACTAAAGCATGGATGGAATTTGCGTAAGATTCATGAACTTGATTCATTATTAGATGATGCTGCAAAATGTAATCCTATTCTTGAGAATTTTCGGGATATATGTGAACGTGTGTCAGGATATTATTTTGCCGACAGATATCCTCCTCTCGGCGTATTAGATCTTACCTGTGAAGACGTTAAAAAGGATTTAAAAGATGTAAGAAAATTTATCAGGACAATGTTTCCTGATGAGAAATTAGATTCCCGAAAATAACAATAACAAAAACCTTGTAACATCTTTGTTTACGGTGAAGTGATAGTCTGCATTAATTTCTCAGATGCGACTCTCTTAAAGTCTGCAACATTCAACGTTATAAGCTGGTCTGCCCCTGCTTTTATTGCTGACTGTGCTATCAATGCGTCATAGATGATGCCGCCTGATAGCTGATCGCCGGATACTTTTTGGATAACAGAAATGTAATCGGATTTTGAAAGGGAAACAATTTCAAATGTCCCTATGAGGTTTTTCTTGATAAGTTGCCAGGCAGCATCAGGGCTTATACGCGGCTGAACAGGCATTGAAGAGAGAACAGCATAAACCTCCGCAAGACTGTGAGCGGCTATAATGCCATGAAATTTATTCTGTCTGGCGTCTCGAAGGTATTTGAAAGCTATTGCATGTTCCGGATGGGATGTAACCATCGCTGCCACAAGAATGGATGTGTCCAGAAGGATTTTTTTCACTCTGAAACCCCACTGAGTTTTTTGAGCCTCTGATGGCGGACTCTTTTCTCAAAACTTTCTATAGGTTCTACGGCGTCACACCTGGCAACCATAACACCTTCTTTATTAACAAGAATAGATTTCTCTATTATGGGATGAAGTGTAATCTCTTTATCATGCTCCTCAATCTTGAGATTACTTCCAGGAGTTAATCCAAGATTTACCCTCATTTTCTTAGGAATGAGTACCCGTCCAAATTTATCCAGAGTTGTTTTGTAAGATAATTTTTTCATATTGGCAATATAGCTTGTAAATTGGCAAAAGTCAAACACTATGGGTTGACATGGGAGGGAAGTAGATGGTTGACATGTATTCGTGAATAATATAAATTGTAGAATACAAAAGGCATACAAATGAAATATTTTGACTGGGATGACGAAAAAAACAGACTTTTGAAGGATGTTCGGGGAGTATCATTTGAAGAAGTCGTGCTGGCTATAGAGAACGGGGATTTACTTGACAGGCTTAAGCATCCTAACAGTGCGAAGTATCCGAATCAAATGGTTTTTTATGTTAGTATAAATGGCTATGTGTATGCTGTACCATTTGTAGAAGATGACGAAAAAATATTTTTGAAATCTATCATACCGGATCGAAAAGCGAATAAGAAATATCTGGGAGGCACAGGCGATGAATAAATTAAAATTTTTCGACGATGAAGAAAAAAAACTTATTAAATCATTAGAAAAGGAAGAATGGGTTTCTGACTTTAATAAGGAAATAAAAAAAGAATACCAGGAATATGCTAAGCAAAGTTTGAGCAAACAAAAACGGATCAATATTCGGATGACTGAAAGGGACTTAAAAAAGATTCAAGTGAAGGCATTACAAGAAGGTTTGCCCTATCAATCACTTATATCCATGCTCATTCACAAGTTCAACGAAGGAGAGCTTTCCTTCGGTAAAAAGAAACATGCCTAACAAACTGTAATGTGTCTATCGTTATTCTTTTTCAAAAGATATTTCGCTTAATGGAGGTTTTATGAGGACAGTGAGGGTTATGCTGGGGCAGAGGAGTTATGATATCAGGATAGGGTATAACATTATGGAAGAGCTGAAGGAGTATATCCATAACCTGTCAATCGGGAAAAAGTCGGCTGTTATTACCAATCCTAAATTGAAGAAGCTATATGGAGAAGGTGTTTGTAATCAGCTTCAGAAGGCAGGGATTTCTCCGACTGTTATTGAATTGCCGGCAGGGGAGAGGTACAAGACCCTGAGGTCTGTTTCCAGAATCTATGATGTCCTGATAAGGGAGCGGTTTGAACGTAACTCTTCAATTATTGCATTAGGTGGAGGGGTAGTCGGAGACATCTCAGGGTTTGCAGCGGCAACTTATCTGCGGGGGGTGCCGTACATCCAGATTCCTACATCATTATTGGCACAGGTAGACAGCAGTGTCGGAGGAAAGACAGGGGTGGACCATGCACTCGGCAAGAATCTTATAGGGGCCTTTTATCAGCCTGTACTTGTATGGGTAGATGTTGCTGTATTAAAGACACTGCACCGCAGGGAATTTATTTCCGGGATGGCGGAGGTCATTAAATATGGTGTTATTGCTGATGAGAAATTTTTCAGTTTTATTGAAGAAAATTACAGGGGAATCCTTACGCTTGATCCTGATTTATTAATTCATCTGATTGAAAGGTCATGTGAGATTAAGGCCGGAGTAGTCAGCGAGGATGAGCAGGAGAAGGGGCTTAGGGCTATCCTCAATTTCGGGCACACAATCGGTCATGCAATAGAGACTATTACCGGTTATAAACAATATCTGCACGGCGAGGCAGTGGCCCTTGGGATGGTGTGTGCTGCAAAGCTGGGACAAATAACAGGGTTATGTAATCAGGATGTTCATGACAGGCTTAAAAGGCTGTGCAGTCTGACAGGGTTACAAACATCCATACCGCAGATTAGTTTTGACACCCTTTGGGACGTAATGCAGAGGGATAAGAAGGTTGTGAATGAAAGGGTGAGATTTATTATTCCTACAAGGATTGGTGAAGTAAAGATTATTGATAATATTGAAAAGGAACAATTGA encodes:
- a CDS encoding transposase, giving the protein MTRGNRRRLMERKIVEQLVSGKGFNAVCCDLRVGRNRAAHVREKVREYGYLDGSTPIPPYPEALFPDPVDGRSLKESEPDVELQKQREWIVERLQAGWQPITIFEELSVGGIGRSSFYRFMHRHKLAELGESVRRSIVEEIIYAPGEALIIDWGKLRDVINPDSGKKQTLWMFVGVLGHSRYMMVRLVLSCDVGTTLTTLEEMFRELGGIPGRIISDNPKCFSLVASRYEPILNPAYERFAAHYGTMIECLPPRAPELKGKVERMIPFVRRLYQAHGDVWGGLSESQCYLDRKVTVANERKHGTIRKRPIDVFIEEEAPHLKVLPGVSYEIEEFHDGRVRQDCHVRFRSKYYSVEEKYRGKRVFVIGNRKQVSIYHEGTLIEVHARITDPYVSKSTKACHKAPWERATQDGSYYRQRASKLGPCVEQVIHHLLMQGDGFIDTRKVWGILSLDKKYSPDEINESCRRAISVDSYSYRTVLGFLQCKTETEDKRDMITDSNKQPSKFIRPMNAYKQLLDKEEKDYEYRDSAPSV
- a CDS encoding ATP-binding protein; protein product: MNIETVRHQFKALRLHTAATELEEVVSEHKKAVSLTWISDLLEREIDARKEKALTARIKRASFPEITTLEGFNWSFNPEINEDQIRGLATLDFIQLNQISLFLGQHGTGKTHLALAIGVLAANRGYRVYCSSVKRLAMEIVQARLKNNLDILFKKILSSKLWILDDWGVTTMSREIAEEVFDLFDRRKYSSAMILTSNRDIDEWPQVFPDPVIANATIDRIFDRAEICLFKGRSYRLKGRIEVKNIDLKVNTK
- a CDS encoding PIN domain-containing protein: MLPSDAIANKAKKFESKGIKPRDALHIACALEAGADYFLTCDDKLIKKASPIRGLKILNPIRFIEETEEK
- a CDS encoding caspase family protein — translated: MANLFNYIRIVIIILFILITGYPDNVAVQGQTLDIGEEHTISSQKSDGIYIPLNTAFTDVRRTVLKVPSPDHKTIYSIDRRIVASAPKTEPEKIMLWNTVTGASLDIRPAELIKAWGLFPDGKILATGGEKNITLWDTATGSLLKVLKGFTLGYPFALSPDGKMLATVNNKKVIIRNVDTGNIIKELKGIPAKTDLQFLSFSIDGRILVLQNSYSSVIIWNTATWNKIEFKNINDDVVFSPDGRLFGIRILFLKEGESHWRSVVYFFNAKTLSKVATITSRDVSFSSDGKILAATDTGESVTLWDTATWHRIRTFATAPDNCGEIFHIAFSPDNRTIVTDYWGEFIILWDSVSGNRIKVLAPERYGYSYIGNIFFSPDGRKLFNYRDELAPPPPPPSPSPEVCLPFEISLLSERSPQPIRKYSEEPEPINVWNLPDFYVTEQFKKDEFESVREYNERVKKLEVPFSSPVNLRDYDAEKLGFHAELGGTEIFIPAPKEKARELAMNKENVLVTGSLRYFNSERLELVNAVLTTGAPQSPAYAYKTPGVYVTATAPVENIAEAVHRLNISAAKEHKDYFAVVIGIERYRDIKSDAMYAVKDAEWVKEYLIKGVGIPKANIRTLINENATKGDIEKTVEVWLRNKVKGGNSMVFFYYSGHGAPDVKGDTEAFIVPYDGDPDYLEKTAYPLKSLYASLSQLPSGNVIAVLDSCFAGRGDRSVLASGVKPIVLEVKNPYIATGNTVVLAAAEPKEVSSAYSDTGHGLFTYYLLRGLNGEADTNGDGWVELNELFTYTDTKVIETAGEMNREQPPVISPRVEDLGERGKMRLTKVR
- a CDS encoding nucleotidyltransferase domain-containing protein, which gives rise to MNKEIYVKLRNISKRLKKEYHAQEVILFGSYATGKATKDSDVDLFIIASTKERFFERMATVKRLIRDLRDGFPVSPIVLTPIELENRKKAGDQFVLQILESGMVL
- a CDS encoding HEPN domain-containing protein is translated as MKKNKDVVNIEEWVEIARKDWKRLKRSLRAVDAEAAGFFLQQSLEKYLKAFILKHGWNLRKIHELDSLLDDAAKCNPILENFRDICERVSGYYFADRYPPLGVLDLTCEDVKKDLKDVRKFIRTMFPDEKLDSRK
- a CDS encoding PIN domain-containing protein is translated as MKKILLDTSILVAAMVTSHPEHAIAFKYLRDARQNKFHGIIAAHSLAEVYAVLSSMPVQPRISPDAAWQLIKKNLIGTFEIVSLSKSDYISVIQKVSGDQLSGGIIYDALIAQSAIKAGADQLITLNVADFKRVASEKLMQTITSP
- a CDS encoding AbrB/MazE/SpoVT family DNA-binding domain-containing protein, whose translation is MKKLSYKTTLDKFGRVLIPKKMRVNLGLTPGSNLKIEEHDKEITLHPIIEKSILVNKEGVMVARCDAVEPIESFEKRVRHQRLKKLSGVSE
- a CDS encoding BrnT family toxin; amino-acid sequence: MKYFDWDDEKNRLLKDVRGVSFEEVVLAIENGDLLDRLKHPNSAKYPNQMVFYVSINGYVYAVPFVEDDEKIFLKSIIPDRKANKKYLGGTGDE
- a CDS encoding antitoxin, which produces MNKLKFFDDEEKKLIKSLEKEEWVSDFNKEIKKEYQEYAKQSLSKQKRINIRMTERDLKKIQVKALQEGLPYQSLISMLIHKFNEGELSFGKKKHA
- a CDS encoding 3-dehydroquinate synthase, whose product is MRTVRVMLGQRSYDIRIGYNIMEELKEYIHNLSIGKKSAVITNPKLKKLYGEGVCNQLQKAGISPTVIELPAGERYKTLRSVSRIYDVLIRERFERNSSIIALGGGVVGDISGFAAATYLRGVPYIQIPTSLLAQVDSSVGGKTGVDHALGKNLIGAFYQPVLVWVDVAVLKTLHRREFISGMAEVIKYGVIADEKFFSFIEENYRGILTLDPDLLIHLIERSCEIKAGVVSEDEQEKGLRAILNFGHTIGHAIETITGYKQYLHGEAVALGMVCAAKLGQITGLCNQDVHDRLKRLCSLTGLQTSIPQISFDTLWDVMQRDKKVVNERVRFIIPTRIGEVKIIDNIEKEQLKQALHLCYSL